The following are encoded in a window of Pseudomonas sp. JQ170C genomic DNA:
- a CDS encoding aromatic amino acid transport family protein — MSATPNTAVGGADPSVVESSGLEVKRLTFVEAVAMIVGTNIGAGVLSMAYASRLAGYMPLLLWLAVAGVFTTISMLYVSETTLRTRSHHQLSGLAQRYVGSFGAWAIFLSVAVNSIGALTAYMSGSGKILSEFFGISPAIGSLLFFLPAAFVLYLGLKAIGKGEKFISIGMVSMTLVLVVATLINEKTDFANLFDGSWIYMIPVFNIAVFCFSAQYVVPEMARGFSHAPKRLPVAVITGMVITFILLAIVPMSVIALNGLENQTEVATLAWGQALGQWAFYTANTFALCAMMTSYWGLGGSFLTNIFDKFKSLGSESNPKNRLLVLAIVCVPPFILAYSGMVGFVNALYFAGVFSGVILSIMPILMLRSARKNGDIVPAWQCGWIAHPLIQVLVVILYLCSMMYAIASAFGWLPGGW, encoded by the coding sequence ATGAGTGCAACCCCCAACACCGCCGTGGGCGGTGCTGACCCGTCCGTGGTTGAATCTTCAGGCCTTGAGGTCAAACGCCTGACGTTCGTCGAGGCGGTGGCAATGATCGTGGGTACCAACATTGGTGCCGGCGTACTGTCGATGGCCTATGCCAGCCGCCTGGCCGGCTACATGCCATTGCTGCTGTGGCTCGCCGTGGCCGGTGTCTTCACCACCATCTCCATGCTCTATGTCTCGGAAACGACCTTGCGCACCCGCAGCCACCACCAATTGAGTGGCCTGGCGCAGCGCTATGTCGGCTCGTTCGGGGCCTGGGCGATCTTCCTGTCCGTAGCGGTCAACAGCATCGGCGCCCTGACCGCGTACATGAGCGGTAGCGGCAAGATCCTCAGCGAGTTCTTCGGCATCAGCCCGGCAATCGGCAGCTTGCTGTTCTTCCTGCCTGCCGCCTTCGTGCTGTACCTGGGCCTGAAGGCCATCGGCAAGGGTGAGAAGTTCATCAGTATCGGCATGGTGTCGATGACCCTGGTGCTGGTGGTTGCGACCCTGATCAACGAAAAAACCGACTTTGCCAACCTGTTCGATGGCAGCTGGATCTACATGATCCCGGTGTTCAACATCGCCGTGTTCTGCTTCTCGGCGCAGTACGTCGTACCGGAAATGGCCCGTGGCTTCAGCCATGCGCCCAAGCGCCTGCCGGTTGCCGTGATCACCGGCATGGTGATTACCTTCATCCTGCTGGCCATCGTGCCGATGTCGGTGATCGCCCTCAACGGCCTGGAAAACCAGACCGAAGTGGCCACCCTGGCGTGGGGCCAGGCCCTGGGGCAGTGGGCGTTCTACACCGCCAACACCTTTGCCCTGTGCGCCATGATGACCTCGTACTGGGGCTTGGGCGGCAGCTTCCTGACCAACATCTTCGACAAGTTCAAGAGCCTGGGTTCGGAAAGCAACCCCAAGAACCGCCTGCTGGTGCTGGCCATCGTCTGCGTACCGCCGTTCATCCTGGCCTACAGCGGCATGGTCGGCTTTGTTAACGCGCTGTATTTTGCCGGTGTGTTCAGTGGCGTGATCCTGTCGATCATGCCGATCCTGATGCTGCGCTCGGCGCGCAAGAATGGCGACATCGTCCCTGCCTGGCAGTGCGGCTGGATTGCTCATCCGCTGATCCAGGTGCTGGTCGTGATCCTGTACCTGTGCAGCATGATGTATGCGATTGCCAGTGCGTTTGGCTGGTTGCCTGGCGGCTGGTAA
- a CDS encoding MFS transporter codes for MSPTRTLGRSRLSRWHVLIGGFLAYLFDAMEIILLTIALPVMRQDLGLSITDAGMLASATLLGIGLSGVTTGWYSDNFGRRKALLASLIIFGSLTMLVASTRERGLLLLLRFLSGIGLGGVWGIVSAYICETWPSHQRARAIGFVLSSFPVGAAIAALAAGALLPNWPLLFLLAGISTLLPVLYIWLFVPESAEWQANKAQRQQAPSTERHVSIKEIFAPQLLRLTLLGTFAATCAVIGFWGASTWLPTYLVQERGLNVSMMSSFMAMLNVGAFIGINTFGLIADHIGKRNATLLSLLGCAVMLAVYSQTGQNHLLFWLGPVYAFFYAFASLFASYFSDQYPLRVRTLGAGFCFNFGRGLAAFAPLLLSSIASSYSLALGLLVCAGFFAVATLCMFFMPGDARPVVDTANVPATGN; via the coding sequence ATGTCACCTACCCGTACTCTCGGGCGAAGCCGCCTGTCACGCTGGCACGTACTGATCGGCGGCTTTCTCGCCTACCTGTTCGACGCCATGGAAATCATCCTCCTGACCATCGCCTTGCCAGTGATGCGTCAGGACCTGGGCCTGAGCATCACCGATGCCGGCATGCTGGCATCGGCCACGCTGCTGGGCATTGGCCTGAGTGGCGTTACCACCGGCTGGTACTCGGACAACTTCGGCAGGCGCAAGGCATTGCTCGCCTCGCTGATCATCTTCGGCAGCTTGACCATGCTGGTCGCCAGTACCCGCGAGAGGGGCTTGCTGTTGTTGCTGCGCTTTTTGTCCGGCATCGGGCTGGGAGGTGTCTGGGGCATTGTTTCGGCCTACATCTGCGAAACCTGGCCGTCCCACCAACGGGCGCGGGCCATCGGCTTCGTGCTCAGCTCCTTCCCGGTCGGTGCTGCCATCGCCGCACTGGCCGCCGGGGCGTTACTGCCCAATTGGCCGTTACTGTTCCTGCTGGCGGGCATCTCGACACTGCTCCCGGTGCTGTACATCTGGCTGTTCGTGCCCGAGTCGGCCGAGTGGCAGGCAAACAAGGCCCAGCGCCAACAGGCGCCGAGCACTGAACGGCATGTGTCGATCAAGGAGATTTTCGCCCCGCAACTGCTTCGCCTGACCTTGCTCGGTACCTTTGCCGCCACCTGCGCGGTCATTGGCTTCTGGGGCGCGAGCACCTGGCTGCCGACCTATCTGGTGCAGGAGCGAGGGCTGAACGTGAGCATGATGTCCAGCTTCATGGCCATGCTCAATGTTGGCGCTTTTATCGGCATCAATACCTTCGGCCTGATTGCCGACCACATCGGCAAGCGCAACGCCACCTTGCTCTCCTTGCTCGGCTGCGCGGTGATGCTGGCGGTCTATTCGCAGACCGGACAGAACCATCTGCTGTTCTGGCTGGGCCCGGTGTATGCGTTCTTCTACGCCTTCGCCAGCCTGTTCGCTTCCTACTTCAGCGATCAGTACCCGCTGCGGGTCCGCACCCTGGGCGCCGGGTTCTGCTTCAACTTCGGCCGTGGCCTGGCCGCTTTCGCACCGCTGCTGCTCAGCAGCATTGCCAGCAGCTACAGCCTGGCGCTGGGGCTACTGGTGTGTGCCGGGTTCTTTGCCGTCGCCACGTTGTGCATGTTTTTCATGCCCGGCGATGCCCGCCCCGTCGTTGATACGGCGAACGTCCCGGCCACCGGCAACTGA
- a CDS encoding fumarylacetoacetate hydrolase family protein, whose product MRFVHFSEGHSPGLAVDLGGVLHGMTADEPGYPGSLQQLLGNGNQALQAAHRVLSSARQIERSAIRLLPPLSRPGKIICVGLNYADHTKESPYEQPDYPTFFPRFASTLIGCDEPIIRPLASEQLDYEGELAVIIGKGGRHISRAHALEHVAGYSIFNEASIRDYQFKSPQWTIGKNFDATGAFGPVFVSADELPAGAKGLGLVTRLNGEVVQQGNTADMIFDVAELISVLSEALTLEPGDLIVSGTPAGIGWAHKPPLFMKPGDLCSVEIEGIGTLSNPIADEAPRR is encoded by the coding sequence ATGCGTTTTGTACATTTCAGCGAAGGCCACTCACCAGGCCTGGCAGTCGACCTTGGTGGCGTATTGCACGGCATGACGGCGGATGAGCCGGGCTACCCCGGTTCGTTGCAACAACTGCTTGGCAACGGCAATCAGGCACTGCAGGCGGCTCACCGGGTACTGAGCAGCGCCAGGCAGATCGAGCGGTCGGCCATCCGCCTGCTACCTCCCCTGTCACGGCCTGGCAAGATCATTTGCGTCGGCCTCAACTATGCCGACCACACCAAGGAAAGCCCCTACGAGCAACCGGACTACCCCACCTTCTTCCCCCGCTTTGCATCAACCCTGATCGGTTGCGACGAGCCGATCATCCGCCCGCTGGCTTCCGAGCAACTGGACTATGAAGGCGAACTGGCCGTAATCATCGGCAAGGGCGGCCGCCATATCAGCCGGGCACACGCCTTGGAGCATGTCGCCGGTTACTCGATCTTCAACGAAGCCTCGATCCGCGATTACCAGTTCAAATCCCCGCAATGGACCATCGGCAAGAACTTCGATGCCACAGGCGCGTTCGGCCCGGTGTTCGTCAGCGCCGATGAGCTGCCCGCCGGGGCCAAGGGCCTGGGGCTGGTGACCCGCCTCAATGGTGAAGTTGTCCAGCAGGGCAATACCGCCGACATGATCTTCGATGTCGCCGAACTGATCAGCGTGCTCAGTGAAGCCCTCACCCTGGAACCCGGCGACCTGATCGTCAGCGGTACTCCGGCCGGCATCGGCTGGGCACACAAGCCCCCACTGTTCATGAAGCCTGGCGATCTGTGCAGTGTCGAGATCGAAGGCATCGGCACCCTCAGCAACCCGATCGCTGACGAAGCCCCAAGGCGCTAA
- a CDS encoding malonic semialdehyde reductase, which yields MNERLSESGLDLLFRNARSHNAWRDQAVSEATLRTLYDLVRWGPTSANSCPARILFLRSREAKQRLLPALNPGNVEKTLQAPVTAIIGYDLDFHEQLPQLFPHNPGVRDWFAEQSQLIQTSAMRNSSLQGGYFILAARALGLDCGPLSGFDEAKVDQAFFSTARHTASLKAGQVKTNFICNLGYGDHAHLFPRSPRLSFEEACLLL from the coding sequence ATGAATGAGCGACTGTCCGAAAGCGGACTCGACCTGCTGTTTCGCAACGCCCGCAGCCACAATGCCTGGCGCGACCAGGCGGTGAGCGAAGCAACCCTGAGGACCTTGTATGACCTGGTTCGCTGGGGGCCCACCAGTGCCAACAGCTGCCCGGCGCGCATCCTCTTTTTGCGCAGTCGCGAGGCCAAGCAACGGCTGTTGCCGGCACTCAATCCCGGCAATGTGGAAAAGACTTTGCAGGCGCCGGTCACCGCCATCATCGGCTACGACCTCGACTTCCACGAACAACTCCCGCAGCTGTTCCCCCACAACCCCGGGGTGCGTGACTGGTTTGCCGAGCAATCGCAACTGATCCAGACCTCGGCCATGCGCAACAGCTCGCTGCAAGGTGGCTACTTCATTCTCGCCGCGCGGGCACTGGGCCTGGATTGCGGACCGCTGTCGGGCTTCGACGAGGCAAAAGTCGACCAGGCGTTTTTCTCCACAGCCCGGCACACAGCCAGCCTCAAGGCCGGACAGGTGAAAACCAACTTCATCTGCAACCTGGGCTACGGCGACCACGCGCACCTGTTCCCGCGCAGCCCACGGCTGAGCTTCGAGGAGGCGTGCCTGCTGCTCTGA
- a CDS encoding zinc-dependent alcohol dehydrogenase family protein, which yields MTSKAIFVQAGGGYDKVQVGTREAAAPRAGEITVRLHANSLNYHDFAVVSGMWGPTEPRIPMADGAGVVTAVGEGVSEFAVGDAVVSTFFPDWLGGHPQVEGFAAVPGDGIDGYAREQVTARATSFTHAPKGYSHAEAATLTTAGLTAWRALMADDGLKPGDTVLVQGTGGVSIFALQFAKLAGATVIATSSSDEKLERLKAMGADHLINYRKTPAWGETARQLTGNRGVDHVIEVGGPATLEQSMIAAAIGGHISLIGILTGVAGQLPLVQALVRQIRLQGVLVGSREQQQAMVRAIDANGLRPVIDKSFALEQIVEAFRYQESNQHFGKICLEF from the coding sequence ATGACCAGCAAGGCCATCTTCGTCCAGGCGGGCGGCGGTTACGACAAGGTTCAGGTCGGTACCCGCGAGGCAGCCGCACCCAGGGCTGGCGAGATTACTGTGCGTCTGCACGCCAACTCACTCAACTATCACGACTTTGCCGTGGTCAGCGGCATGTGGGGGCCCACCGAGCCGCGCATTCCCATGGCCGATGGCGCGGGCGTAGTGACAGCGGTCGGTGAGGGCGTCAGCGAATTTGCGGTCGGCGATGCGGTGGTCAGCACCTTCTTCCCTGACTGGCTGGGCGGCCACCCGCAGGTGGAGGGCTTTGCCGCGGTGCCGGGTGACGGCATCGACGGTTATGCCCGTGAGCAGGTAACGGCCCGGGCCACTTCGTTTACCCATGCGCCCAAAGGCTACAGCCACGCCGAAGCGGCCACCCTGACCACCGCCGGTCTTACGGCGTGGCGCGCACTGATGGCCGACGACGGGCTCAAACCCGGTGACACGGTGCTGGTGCAGGGCACCGGTGGCGTTTCCATTTTCGCCCTGCAGTTCGCCAAGCTCGCCGGGGCGACGGTGATCGCGACGTCGTCCAGTGACGAAAAGCTCGAACGCCTCAAGGCCATGGGCGCCGATCACCTGATCAACTACCGCAAGACCCCCGCCTGGGGCGAAACCGCACGCCAGCTCACCGGCAACCGGGGTGTGGACCATGTGATCGAAGTGGGCGGCCCGGCGACCCTTGAGCAGTCGATGATCGCGGCGGCCATTGGCGGGCACATTTCGCTGATCGGCATTCTCACCGGTGTGGCCGGGCAACTGCCCCTGGTTCAGGCGCTGGTGCGCCAGATCCGCCTGCAGGGTGTGCTGGTCGGCAGCCGGGAACAACAGCAAGCGATGGTGCGCGCCATTGATGCCAACGGCCTGCGTCCGGTGATCGACAAATCGTTCGCCCTGGAACAGATCGTCGAGGCGTTCCGATACCAGGAAAGCAACCAGCACTTCGGCAAGATCTGTCTGGAATTCTGA
- a CDS encoding 2,4,5-trihydroxytoluene oxygenase — protein sequence MLQLKDVNHVVYRHTDLESIERFLTDFGLVVAHRTPQRVYLRGAGPLPYAYVIERAAEPGFAAIAFAVERFEDLQAAQLLPGASPIQPLEAPGGGHCVVLHDPSGRRIELVHGITPVEPMPVRAALTLNSAQHKQRFGDVQRPGKGPAQVLRLGHVAIGVRDMQRLLQWYCQVLHLLPSDLIVDGHDHSCPSAAFLRLNRGPHWTDHHTIALFQADHDFVHHASFEVQDFDAQCLGHAWMTEQQWTPFWGVGRHVLGSQIFDYWRDPSGNLIEHFTDGDLFNHQSPTNATAACDSSLYQWGPPMSVEYFLGGSQANAPLAPRSTLTRQRNAPPQQGDTHE from the coding sequence GTGTTGCAGCTCAAAGATGTCAATCACGTTGTCTACCGCCATACCGACCTCGAATCCATCGAGCGTTTTCTCACTGATTTCGGCCTGGTTGTCGCCCACCGCACCCCGCAGCGCGTGTACCTGCGTGGCGCCGGTCCACTGCCTTACGCCTATGTGATCGAACGCGCCGCAGAGCCGGGTTTTGCCGCCATTGCGTTCGCCGTAGAGCGCTTTGAAGACCTGCAGGCCGCACAGCTTTTGCCTGGTGCATCCCCCATCCAGCCGCTGGAAGCGCCGGGAGGCGGCCATTGCGTAGTCCTGCATGACCCCTCCGGACGGCGCATCGAGTTGGTCCACGGCATCACCCCTGTCGAGCCAATGCCCGTGCGCGCGGCGTTGACGCTGAATTCGGCCCAGCACAAGCAGCGCTTCGGCGATGTCCAGCGCCCCGGCAAGGGACCGGCCCAGGTACTGCGCCTGGGCCATGTGGCGATTGGTGTCCGCGACATGCAACGCCTGTTGCAGTGGTACTGCCAGGTGCTGCACCTGCTGCCCTCGGACCTGATTGTCGACGGCCATGACCACAGCTGCCCCAGCGCCGCCTTCCTGCGGCTCAACCGCGGCCCGCACTGGACCGATCACCACACCATCGCTCTGTTCCAGGCCGATCACGACTTTGTTCACCACGCCTCCTTCGAGGTCCAGGACTTCGACGCCCAGTGCCTTGGCCATGCCTGGATGACCGAACAGCAGTGGACGCCATTCTGGGGCGTCGGCCGCCACGTGCTGGGCAGCCAGATCTTCGACTACTGGCGCGACCCGTCCGGCAACCTCATCGAGCACTTCACCGATGGCGACCTGTTCAACCACCAGTCCCCCACCAACGCCACCGCCGCCTGCGATTCGAGCCTCTACCAATGGGGGCCGCCGATGTCGGTGGAGTACTTCCTCGGCGGCAGCCAGGCCAACGCCCCCCTGGCGCCGCGCTCGACGCTTACCCGGCAACGCAACGCCCCCCCTCAGCAAGGAGACACCCATGAATGA
- a CDS encoding sigma-70 family RNA polymerase sigma factor codes for MSAPDHAALHTLYSEHNGWLKSWLRARLGNASDAADLAQDTFIRVLTARNVHAIREPRSYLGAIAHALMVDKFRRKALEQAYLAELATRPERLADSPETRLLILETLVAVDTLLDGLGERTRQIFLAVQLEGLNYVTTAERMGVSVTTVKKHLIRAMTHCLLLTDD; via the coding sequence ATGTCTGCTCCCGATCACGCTGCCCTGCATACGCTCTACAGCGAACACAACGGTTGGTTGAAGAGCTGGCTACGCGCCCGCCTGGGCAATGCCAGCGATGCCGCGGACCTCGCCCAGGACACCTTTATCCGAGTGCTGACCGCCCGCAATGTGCACGCCATTCGCGAACCGCGCAGCTACCTGGGCGCCATCGCCCATGCGTTGATGGTCGACAAGTTCCGCCGCAAGGCCCTCGAGCAGGCCTACCTCGCCGAGCTGGCGACCCGTCCCGAGCGGCTCGCCGACTCGCCGGAAACCCGCTTGCTGATCCTCGAAACCCTGGTGGCCGTGGATACCCTGCTCGATGGCCTGGGCGAACGAACCCGGCAGATCTTCCTGGCCGTCCAGTTGGAGGGCCTGAACTACGTCACGACTGCCGAGCGCATGGGCGTATCGGTCACCACGGTGAAGAAACACCTGATCCGTGCCATGACCCACTGCCTGCTGCTGACGGACGACTGA
- a CDS encoding FecR domain-containing protein gives MAQPLDYRTLEAAATWYVQLNAKQPNEAQLQAWQDWLGKNQAHAQAWARVEKLQRQLGNLPADVALPTLAGVRARRRAVLKTLAMLMAVGATGWAVRESTPGQAMMAELRTGKGERRQVRLSDGSQLELNTDSAVDIHFDGEYRQVHLYRGEIMVQTASDPAARPFEVQTAEGRVRALGTRFSVRSDDGRSQVSVLQHAVEIRPVDNPLLMLRLDAGQSAHFDHQRISPALTAAPGSGAWTQGMLTVIEWRLADFVSELRRYRPGVLRCAGDVADLRLSGAFRIDDTDTILENLSASLPVKVRYLTRYWVSIEPA, from the coding sequence ATGGCCCAGCCCCTGGATTACCGCACCCTGGAAGCCGCCGCCACCTGGTACGTGCAACTCAATGCCAAACAGCCTAACGAAGCCCAGCTCCAGGCCTGGCAAGACTGGCTGGGCAAGAACCAGGCCCACGCCCAGGCCTGGGCCCGGGTAGAGAAGCTGCAACGACAGCTGGGCAACCTGCCTGCCGATGTCGCCTTGCCGACCCTGGCCGGGGTCCGTGCCCGTCGGCGCGCGGTGCTCAAGACCCTGGCCATGCTCATGGCCGTCGGCGCCACCGGCTGGGCCGTGCGTGAAAGTACCCCGGGCCAGGCAATGATGGCCGAGCTGCGTACCGGCAAGGGCGAGCGTCGGCAGGTCAGGCTCAGCGACGGCAGCCAGCTTGAACTCAACACCGACAGCGCCGTGGATATCCACTTCGACGGCGAGTATCGCCAGGTGCATCTGTACCGTGGCGAGATCATGGTGCAGACCGCCAGCGATCCTGCCGCCCGCCCCTTCGAGGTGCAGACCGCAGAAGGCCGCGTGCGTGCCCTGGGTACGCGCTTCAGCGTGCGCAGCGACGATGGCCGGAGCCAGGTCAGCGTGCTGCAACACGCCGTGGAGATCCGCCCTGTGGATAACCCGCTGCTGATGCTGCGCCTGGATGCCGGTCAGTCCGCCCACTTCGACCACCAGCGCATCAGCCCCGCCCTCACAGCGGCCCCCGGCAGCGGTGCCTGGACACAAGGCATGCTGACGGTGATCGAGTGGCGCCTGGCCGACTTTGTCAGCGAACTGCGCCGCTACCGCCCGGGCGTACTGCGCTGCGCAGGCGACGTTGCCGACCTGCGCCTGTCGGGTGCGTTTCGTATCGACGACACCGACACCATTCTGGAAAACCTCAGTGCCTCGTTGCCCGTCAAAGTGCGCTACCTGACTCGCTACTGGGTCAGCATCGAACCTGCCTGA